The segment ACACCACCAATGGACCTTCGAAATCCGTTGCCCTGAAAATTCCATGCTGTCGCACCTCACAGCCGCGCGTATCGGGCATGCGGTAGAGGCGGAGGTTGTCCTCCTCTAGATTGATTTCCGACAGCAGGCGCCGCTCCAGTTCTTCCATCTTCGCGAGGTCGATCTGGCACTCGAACACCGATTTCTGCACGCGCTGACCGACACCCTCACATGCGCGCGCCACGCGCCGCAGGCGACGACGCCCTACGCGGGTTTCGGTATTGACGTCATAGCAAACGATCACCAACATGGATCACCTCATGAGGAACGGCACGTAATCATCCATATCGCCGCGCAGTGTGCGGGCGAGCAGGCGTGCCTGCAGCTGCGGCAGCAAGCCGAGCGCGACCGGCTCCTCCAGCAGCGGATGGGAAATCTCTTCCCGTTTTCTCTCCTGCCAGGCCACCACCACAGCTTTGCGGCCCCGTTCGTCCAGGGTGACGCCGCCGCCCTCATGCAGCATAAAGTCGTCCATGCTCAACTGCCCGCGATTGACGAGCGTCAGGGCAAGGCGGTCGGCCTGATGGCGGAACTCTTCCATCAAGTCGAGCGCGAGCGCGGCGCGCCCAGGCCTCAGGGCATGGAGAAAACCCAACTGCGGATCCAATCCCACCGACTCCACCGCCGAGCGGCAATCGTTCATCAGCATGGAATAGAGAAAGGACAGCAAGGCATTCATGCGATCCCTGGGTGGGCGACGGGTGCGCCCATCGAGGGTGAAATTCGCCCGCGCGTCACCTCGAACGAGAAAATTGAAGCAACCGAAATACTGCCGGGCCGCTTCTCCCTCAATGCCACGAACCGTATCCAAATCTCTGGCGGCCGGCAGCGCACGCAAGGATGCCGCCAGATCGTTCGCGCCACGCGACAGGGCCGCGACATCCGATTCGGACTTCACTTCGCGCGCACCGCGCAACAACACCTGCCGACAGTTACGCAGTTTGCCCGCCACGCAGGCCCGCGCCACCTCCAGCGCAAACGCTCCATCGCTCGCCCTCTCGTGTTGGGCGCGGCGCAGCAGGATGTTGCCCGACACCGGCCCTTCCAGCCGCGCCTTGAAACGGCCATTGCCATCCAGCAGCACCAGGCTCTGACCTTGATCCGCCAGCCGGTGCATCAGCGCCGGCGAGACCAACACGTTGCCGAAAACGACTACCCCTCCGAGGTGATGCAGTGGCACACGCAACTTCGTCTCGCGCTCGACTTCGATACGCACCGTGTCGTTGTCGAGATGCAGATATGCATGAGGCGTAGTGACGTACAGGGTATTGAGCAGCGTGCGCACGGTCAGCTTCCTTTGCCATTTGGCTCGAACAGCGTTTCTGCGAGATGCCGCCAGCGCTCACGCCCGGCTAGCACTTCAGGCTGGCAAATCTCGACAAGCGAGCACTCCTTGCAGCGCTTGTCATTGACGGGCGGCGGCAAAGTCAGCGCCCGCAGGGCAGCCCGTACCTCGGCGACACAACTCTCGACCGCCGAGCGCAACTCCAGCGTGATCGCGACCTCTCTTCTGCGACGGGAACTGGCATGGTAGATAGCGCCCAAAGGCACCTGCTTGCCGGTCATCTCCTCCAGACACAGCGCCTGGGCAGCGAGCTGGATGTCGTCATTGATCCATTTCTTGCGCGCGCCATGCTTGTATTCCACCGGGTAGGGCGTGCCGTCAGAAAGAAACTCGACCACGTCGCACTTGCCTACCAGCCCCAGTCGATCCGACCAGACTTGCAGCGCAGTCTCCATCCGCCGGTCACCCGATATTGCATGGCGCACTTCGTCAGCTCTTGCATGCTCCGCCGTGCCACGCAACGTATGAATGTTGTCGGCGTACTCTCCTTCCATGTGAATCAGGCAGCAGCGGCGCGGGCAGTAGGTCCAGTGATTCAGCGCCGAGAGCGGAATCAGCTCTGCATCGTTCAGCACCGGGCTGTTAATATTCATGGTATTCGGCATTCTTGACGGAGGTTCTCAAATGGCGGCTATCCTGAAAGACATCGAAGCCAAAGCCTTGGAGTTGTCGCCCAAGGAGCGCGGCAGCCTGATACACAGCCTGATCATGAGTCTCGACGGCCCGACAGAGGAAACACCGGAGGAAATCGCCAAGGCGTGGGACGAGGAAATCGCCCGGCGCATCGCGGATATTGAGTCGGGACGGATGCAGTGCGTCCCGGCTGACGAGGTGTTCAACGAGCTCGACGCCATCATCCGCGAATACGACAAGTGAAATTCCGCTTCGCACAAGCAGCCCGGGGCGAGTTTGCCGAAGCTGCGCGCTGGTACGCCCGGGAGGCAGGAGCCAGCCAGGCAAGGGCGTTCCGCAACGAAATTCTGAGAGTCATCCAACTGCTCATCGAGCATCCCGATATAGGCACTCCCACCGTACCGCCCTGCCGGCGCATGACGGCGCACCGATTCCCCTATGACGTTGTCTATCGCCGCGACAAGGGCACGATCACTGTCGTTGCAATTGCCCACCAAGGTCGTCGCCCGGGGTATTGGACCGGACAGCGACAGGATCAGCCACAGTAGTTCACCAGTTCGACCCCTCTCGGCAATCTTTCGACTTGCAATGTCACTACGTAGTCCGAAAAAGACCGCGGCGAGCCGGGCAAGCCTTCCTTCCTGCGAATGTCGATGATGGATTCCGGCACTTCCCGCCGGTGCGTTGAAAAATCCAGCAGTCGATGCGCTGGTGCGCAACCCAGTTTCGCCTGCTGCTTGCGCTGTTCCTCGTTGCTATCGGTGCCCACGTGTCTGAACACATACAGACCGCGGCAGGTCATGACGCCCTTGCTTGCGGAACGATCATGGTCGTACATGTTTGCGAGCGCCTGCCAGAGCAGGGCAAGGTCGTCCTCGGTGAATTTGGTGCCCTCAGCCAGGTTGGCTGACACGAAGCCCTTCATAGCGTACAGGCCATAGGGGATGAGCTGCTTGCGGCCCATGGTGCG is part of the Pseudomonadales bacterium genome and harbors:
- the cas2 gene encoding CRISPR-associated endonuclease Cas2, translating into MLVIVCYDVNTETRVGRRRLRRVARACEGVGQRVQKSVFECQIDLAKMEELERRLLSEINLEEDNLRLYRMPDTRGCEVRQHGIFRATDFEGPLVV
- the cas1c gene encoding type I-C CRISPR-associated endonuclease Cas1 produces the protein MRTLLNTLYVTTPHAYLHLDNDTVRIEVERETKLRVPLHHLGGVVVFGNVLVSPALMHRLADQGQSLVLLDGNGRFKARLEGPVSGNILLRRAQHERASDGAFALEVARACVAGKLRNCRQVLLRGAREVKSESDVAALSRGANDLAASLRALPAARDLDTVRGIEGEAARQYFGCFNFLVRGDARANFTLDGRTRRPPRDRMNALLSFLYSMLMNDCRSAVESVGLDPQLGFLHALRPGRAALALDLMEEFRHQADRLALTLVNRGQLSMDDFMLHEGGGVTLDERGRKAVVVAWQERKREEISHPLLEEPVALGLLPQLQARLLARTLRGDMDDYVPFLMR
- the cas4 gene encoding CRISPR-associated protein Cas4 → MNDAELIPLSALNHWTYCPRRCCLIHMEGEYADNIHTLRGTAEHARADEVRHAISGDRRMETALQVWSDRLGLVGKCDVVEFLSDGTPYPVEYKHGARKKWINDDIQLAAQALCLEEMTGKQVPLGAIYHASSRRRREVAITLELRSAVESCVAEVRAALRALTLPPPVNDKRCKECSLVEICQPEVLAGRERWRHLAETLFEPNGKGS
- a CDS encoding addiction module protein, with the translated sequence MAAILKDIEAKALELSPKERGSLIHSLIMSLDGPTEETPEEIAKAWDEEIARRIADIESGRMQCVPADEVFNELDAIIREYDK
- a CDS encoding type II toxin-antitoxin system RelE/ParE family toxin; protein product: MKFRFAQAARGEFAEAARWYAREAGASQARAFRNEILRVIQLLIEHPDIGTPTVPPCRRMTAHRFPYDVVYRRDKGTITVVAIAHQGRRPGYWTGQRQDQPQ